The Vibrio agarivorans genome contains the following window.
GGTCACTTTCCTATCAAACCCGAAATACGCCAAGCACCTAGATGAATGTGCGGCGACGGTAGTGATGGTGAAAGAGGCGCAGCGAGAGCTTTGTCCTAACAATGCCCTCGTTGTTGATGACCCTTATGTCGCTTTTGCTCGCGTAACGCAAGCGCTGGACACCACACCAGCGCCGGCAAGTTCAATCGCGGCTTCAGCTGTCATTGCTGACGACGTGAAACTCGGAGAGAACGTCTCTGTCGGTGCCAATGCAGTGATTGAATCTGGTGCTTTGCTTGGTGATAACGTTGTGATTGGTGCAGGCTGCTTTATCGGTAAAGAAGCGAAGCTAGGCGCAAATACCAAACTTTGGTCAAACGTGAGCATCTATCATCGCGTTGAGTTGGGTGAAAACTGTCTCGTGCAAGCGAATACCGTTATCGGCTCTGATGGCTTTGGTTACGCAAACGAGAAGGGGGAGTGGATTAAAATCCCTCAACTTGGCACCGTTCGTATTGGCAATCGCGTTGAGATTGGTTCATGCACTACCATTGACCGTGGTGCACTAGATGACACTGTGATTGAAGATAATGTCATTATCGATAATCAGATCCAAATCGCCCATAACGTGCACATCGGATATGGTACAGCGATGGCTGGTGGTACTATTGTCGCCGGCAGTACCACCATAGGTAAATACTGTATTATTGGTGGCGCCGTTGTGATCAACGGTCATATTGCTATCGGTGATGGCGTGACCATTACTGGGATGAGCATGGTGATGCGCAGTGTGGAAGAGAAAGGCGTTTATTCGTCAGGTATTCCACTACAAACCAATAAAGAGTGGCGCAAAACCGCAGCACGTGTTCATCGTATCGACGATATGAATAAACGTCTGAAAGCGGTAGAGAAGAAGCTCGAGGCCGAATAAGAACCTGACTTATACACGCTAAGCTGCGGCTTAACGTAGAGTTAGCCAATGAGAAAAAGGCTCGCACTAGCGAGTCTTTTTGTTCATAACGCATATTGGTGATGCCATTAAGTGGGATCACCTGCCCATCATCGCGATGCAATGCATGTGGATTTTCCGCAAATACGCCGTTGTTGGGTATACTAGAAAGAATTTAAATAGAAAGGATTAGGACTGTGACGACAGAAAATAAAACGATGAATATTACTGAAATTCAGGAACTTCTTCCTCATCGTTACCCATTTTTGATGATTGACCGTGTAGTAGATTTTGAAGAAGCAAAGTTTCTTAAGGCAATCAAAAACGTTTCTGTGAATGAGCCTCAGTTTACTGGTCACTTCCCACAACTTCCTGTTTTTCCAGGTGTACTGATTCTGGAAGCAATGGCGCAAGCAACAGGTTTGTTGGCGTTTAAATCGTTCGGTGCCCCTCAAGGTAATGAACTTTACTACTTCGCGAGCGTTGACGGTGCGAAATTCCGCAAGCCAGTCACGCCGGGTGACCAATTGGTGATTGAAGTTGAGTTCCTGAAAGAACGTCGCGGTATTGCTGCATTTAATGGTGTGGCAAAAGTTGATGGCGAAGTTGTCTGCTCTGCAGAACTAAAATGTGCACGTAGAGAGTTTTGATATGATTCATGAGACGGCTCAAATTCACCCTGCTGCAGTTGTAGAAGAGGGTGCAAAGATTGGTGCTAACACCGTTGTTGGCCCTTTTACTTACATCACCAAAGATGTGGTTATCGGTGAAAATAACGAGATCATGTCTCACGTTGTGATCAAAGGTCACACGACCATTGGTAATGAGAACCGTATCTTCCCGCAAGCGGTTATTGGTGAAGAAAACCAAGACAAGAAGTATGGCGGTGAAGACACAACGGTTGTTGTTGGTGATCGCAATGTGATTCGTGAAAGTGTGCAAATTCATCGCGGTACGACTCAAGATAAGAGTACAACTGTTGTGGGCAACGACAATCTACTGTGTGTGAATGCTCACGTTGCGCATGATGTGATTGTTGGTAATCATACGCACATCGGCAACAATGCAATCTTGGGCGGCCATGTAACGGTCGGTGATCATGCAGGTGTCATGGCACTATCAGCGATTCACCCATTCTGTAGTGTTGGCGCCTACGCTTACATTGGTGGTTGTTCGGCTGTTGTACAAGATGTTCTGCCTTACGTGTTGGCTCAAGGCAACCACGCAACACCATTTGGCTTGAACCTTGTTGGCCTGAAGCGTAATGGTTTTGAGCGAGCAGAACTTCGTGCACTGCAAACTGCATACAAAGAAATTTATCGCTCAGGTAAAACGCTTGAAGAGGCGAAAGCGTCTCTTGCCGAGATGGCAAAAGAGTCACCAAAAATTCAGCCTATGTGCGATATGCTAGAAAATTCTGAGCGTGGTATTATTCGTTAATACTCACCTTCGGTGATTCGAAAAAGATCGCCTTAATGGCGGTCTTTTTGCATTTTAAGGAAAGAGAGTTATGGCAAAACCATTACGAGTAGGAATTGTAGCGGGAGAACTGTCGGGAGATACATTGGGTGAAGGCCTGATTGCCCAGATAAAACAGCAGTATCCTGATGCAGAGTTTGTCGGTATCGGTGGACCAAAGATGATCGCCAATGGCTGTGAATCATGGTTTGATATGGAAGAGCTTGCGGTGATGGGGCTTGTGGAAGTGCTTGGCCGCTTGAGACGACTGCTTCATGTCAAGGCGGAACTGGTTAAACGCTTTACTGACAATCCTCCAGATGTGTTTATTGGGATCGATGCGCCAGATTTTAATCTGAGACTAGAGAAAGATCTCAAGCAAGCTGGAATCAAAACTGTCCATTACGTCAGTCCATCGGTTTGGGCATGGCGTCAAAACCGTATTCATGGCATTGCCAAAGCAACGAATCTCGTTCTTGCCTTTTTGCCGTTTGAGAAAGCGTTTTACGATAAGTTTAATGTGCCGTGTGAGTTTATTGGTCACACACTAGCGGATGCTATTCCCCTGCATTCTGACAAGCAGGCCGCGCAGCAGCAACTCGGTCTCGATAGCAGTAAACGCTGGCTTGCAGTTCTGCCGGGCAGTCGTGGCAGTGAACTTTCGATGCTAGCGGAGCCATTTATTCAAACTTGCCAAAGGCTACATCAAGATGACCCTTCACTGGGCTTTGTTGTGGCTTTGGTCAATGATAAGCGCCGCGTTCAATTTGAAGAAGTGTGGCAACAAATCGCCCCTGAGTTACCCTTTACTTTAATCAATGATACTGCGCGAACTGTTATTACGGCGTCTGACGCAGTGATGTTAGCGTCAGGTACAGTGGCATTGGAGTGCATGTTGGTTAAGCGCCCTATGGTAGTGGGTTATAAGGTGAATGCCATTACCGGATTTTTGGCCAAGCGCATGTTGAAAACCGCGTATGTGTCTTTACCTAATATTTTAGCGGATGCGCCCTTGGTTAAAGAGTTCCTCCAAGAAGAGTGCACCGTCGATAACCTTTATCATGAGGTAAAGCAGTTACTTGAAGGCGATACGCAACCGCTTATCGACAAGTTTACAGAGATGCATCAATGGATTCGTAAAGATGCAGACAAACAAGCAGCGGATGCCGTATTGAATTTGATTGGAAAGACAGCGTAATGGCAGTAAAAAAAGCACAAGAACTTCCAGAGTTTGAATACCCAGCAGGGTATCAGTTAGTTGCAGGCGTAGACGAGGTTGGACGAGGCCCATTAGTCGGTGATGTCGTGACCGCTGCGGTTATCCTTGACCCCAACAATCCGATAGAAGGCCTAAACGACTCAAAGAAGTTAAGCGAAAAGAAGCGATTAGCACTGTTGCCTGAGATTAAAGAGAAAGCGCTGGCTTGGTCTGTAGGCCGCTGTTCACCAGAAGAGATTGATCAGCTCAACATTCTCCAAGCAACCATGGTTGCTATGCAGCGAGCTATTGCTGGCCTTGCGGTTCAGCCTGACTTGGCACTGATCGATGGTAATCGATGTCCAGAGCTCGCGATGGACAGCCAAGCGGTGGTAAAAGGCGACCTGCGTGTCGCAGAGATTAGTGCCGCGTCAATTATCGCTAAAGTGGTGCGCGATCAAGAGATGGAAGAGCTTGATAAGCAGCATCCAGAGTTTGGTTTTGCCAAACATAAAGGTTACCCGACCAAGGCGCATTTTGAAGCGATTGAGAAGCATGGTGTGATTGATCAACACCGTAAGAGCTTTAAACCCGTCAAACGTGCGCTAGGGATAGAGTAGCAATACGCCAGCTGGTTTGATTTTAAAGCAGTTGGCTACAATCAAGCATACATTTGAGGTGAAAGTACGTTAAAATTTCACCTAAAACTGATTTTAGACAGTAACCGGACCGTTTAATGGCTGACCCTAAGTTTATCCACCTTCGCATTCACAGTGATTTCTCCATGGTGGATGGAATTAACAAAGTTCCCCCTTTAGTCAACAAAGTTGCCGAGCTTGGTATGCCAGCGATGGCATTGACAGACTTTACCAACCTATGTGGTTTGGTGAAGTTCTATGGTAACGCTCATGGAAAGGGTATTAAGCCTATTATCGGTGCGGATTTTTCCATGCAGTCTGATGAGTTTGGTGAAGAGTTAACATCGCTCACCGTACTCGCGGCAGACAACGATGGCTACAAGAACCTCACATTACTGATCTCCGAGGCTTATTTACGAGGACACGTACAGCATCAGCCTGTCATTGATAAAGCTTGGCTAGCAAATCACGCCAAAGGGCTTATCCTGCTGTCTGGCGGTAAGAGCGGCGAAATAGGTCGCGCATTGCTTAAAGGCAATCAAGCGCTTGCGGCTCAATGTGCTGACTTCTACAAACAACATTTTGCTGACCGCTTCTACCTTGAGTTGACTCGCACCGGACGCGCTGATGAAGAGAGTTATCTGCACTTCGCCATAGAGTTTTCAGAGCAGCACGATCTGCCGGTTGTTGCGACCAACGATGTGGTGTTTATTGAGCAAGATTTGTTTGATGCACATGAAATCCGCGCAGCGATTCATGATGGTTTTACTCTCGATGATCCTCGTCGACCAAAGAATTATAGTCCTCAGCAGTATCTTCGCAGTGAAGAGGAGATGTGTGAACTGTTTGCTGACATTCCAGAAGCCCTCGAAAACAGTGTAGAGATTGCAAAACGATGTAACGTAACCGTCAGACTAGGAGAGTACTTCCTCCCCGCTTTCCCAACCGAGGGGATGGAAGAGACCGACTTTTTGGTCAAGAAATCACAAGAAGGCCTTGAAGAGCGTTTAGAGTTCCTCTTTCCCGATCCTGATGTCCGGGCAGAGCGACGCCCTGAATACGATGAGCGTTTAGATGTCGAACTGAAAGTGATCAACCAGATGGGTTTCCCCGGTTACTTCTTGATCGTAATGGAGTTCATCCAGTGGTCAAAAGATAACGATATTCCCGTTGGGCCGGGGCGTGGCTCCGGTGCCGGTTCTTTGGTAGCGTATGCGCTAAAGATCACCGATCTCGATCCACTCGAATACGATCTACTTTTCGAACGTTTCTTGAACCCCGAACGTGTCTCGATGCCCGATTTCGATGTCGACTTCTGTATGGATAAGCGTGACCAAGTCATTGATCACGTTGCTGAGATGTATGGCCGTGACGCGGTGTCACAGATCATTACCTTCGGTACGATGGCAGCAAAAGCGGTAATTCGTGATGTGGGACGTGTGCTGGGCCATCCGTTTGGCTTTGTTGATCGAATTTCTAAACTGATTCCACCTGACCCCGGTATGACGTTAGAGAAAGCGTTTAAAGCTGAACCTGCGTTGCCTGAGCTTTATGAACGCGATGAGGAAGTTAAAGATCTCATCGATATGTGTCGTATCCTAGAAGGGTGTACACGAAACGCGGGTAAACACGCGGGTGGGGTGGTAATTTCCCCCACCACCATCACCGATTTTGCACCGATTTATGCCGATTCTGAAGGGCATTTCCCGGTTACGCAGTTTGATAAAAATGACGTTGAAACAGCGGGTTTGGTCAAGTTTGACTTCTTGGGCCTGCGTACGCTGACCATTATTGACTGGGCATTGGGTTTGATTAACCCACGCCTCGAGCGTGAAGGGCTTGCGCCAGTTCGCATCGAGTCTATCCCACTCGAAGATGAATCATCGTTCCGATTGCTACAAAATTCGGAAACCACCGCGGTATTCCAGCTTGAATCTCGTGGGATGAAGGAGCTGATTAAGCGTCTTCAGCCAGACTGTTTTGAAGATATCATCGCATTGGTGGCGCTGTTCCGTCCCGGCCCGTTGCAATCGGGCATGGTAGATAACTTTATCGACCGTAAGCATGGTCGAGAGGCGGTCTCTTACCCAGACGAAAAGTGGCAGCACGACTCACTTAAAGAGATACTCGAACCGACCTACGGCATTATCCTTTATCAAGAGCAGGTCATGCAGATCGCGCAGGTTCTGTCTGGTTATACGCTGGGCGGAGCGGATATGCTGCGTCGTGCGATGGGTAAGAAAAAGCCAGAAGAGATGGCCAAGCAGCGTGCCACCTTTGAGGAAGGTGCGGTTGCCAATGGTGTCGATGGCGAGTTGGCGATGAAAATCTTCGACTTGGTTGAGAAGTTTGCCGGTTATGGTTTTAACAAATCTCACTCAGCGGCATACGCTCTCGTTTCTTATCAGACATTATGGTTGAAAACCCATTACCCAGCCGAATTTATGGCGGCGGTAATGACCGCGGATATGGATAATACCGAGAAGGTTGTTGGCCTAGTGGATGAGTGCTTGCGCATGAAACTCACGGTATTGCCACCTGATATCAATGCGGGCCTCTATCGCTTTAACGTTGATGAGAAAGGCGCGATTGTCTATGGTATCGGTGCGATTAAAGGGGTGGGTGAAGGCCCAATCGATGCCATTCTTGAATCACGTGAGAAAGACGGCCACTTTAAAGATCTCTTCGATTTTTGTGCGCGTATTGACCTGAAAAAAGTGAACAAGCGCGTTATCGAAAAGCTGATTTATGCAGGTGCGTTAGATCGCTTAGGCCCACATCGTGCGGCGCTGATGGCTTCGTTAGATGATGCCGTCAAAGCGGCGGCTCAGCATCACCAAGCTGAGGCCTTTGGTCAGAGTGATATGTTTGGTGTGTTGACAGACGCACCAGAAGAGGTTGAGCACAAGTACATTCAAGTGCCGCCTTGGCCTGAAAAAGTATGGTTGGAAGGGGAGCGTGATACGCTTGGCTTGTATCTCACTGGCCACCCAATCAACGAGTATATTAAAGAGTTGGGTAAGTACACTAGTTGCCGCTTGAAAGACGCCACCCCAACTCGTCGAGATCAAACGGTGACATTATCGGGTTTGGTGATAGCCGCGCGAGTGATGACTACCAAGCGCGGTACACGTATCGGAATCATGACCTTAGATGATCGCAGCGCGCGTATTGAGGTGATGTTATTCTCAGATGCACTAGAAAAATACGCAGAATTGCTAGAAAAAGACAAAATATTGGTCGTTTCTGGACAGGTCAGCTTTGATGACTTTAACGGCGGCCTTAAAATGTCGGCGCGCGAAGTTATGGATTTGGGCGCGGCGCGAGAGAAATTTGCACGCGGGTTATCCATTTCCATTAATGAATCTCAAATAAATGAAACATTTTTTGAGCGATTTAGTCAGATATTAGAGCCACATAGGGCCGGTAGTGTGCCTGTGCATGTATACTATCAAAGGTCAGATGCGCGAACCCGTATTACGATGGGCACTCAATGGCGAGTGACCCCAAGCGATACACTACTAGATGAATTAAAACAGCTACTTGGCAAACGCCAGGTAGAACTCGAATTTCACTAACCTCGACTGTCACGGAATTCGTTGCGGTAAATCGAGTAAACAAGGATCCATAGATGAGCCTAACTTTTTTAGAATTTGAAAAGCCGATTGCAGAATTAGAAGCAAAAATTGAAGCGCTACGTGATGTTACTCGCCACGGCGGCGACAGCACTGTTGATCTAGACAAAGAGATCAAACAGCTAGAGAAAAAGAGCTTAGAACTAAAGCAGAAAACATTCAGCGATTTGAGCGCATGGCAGACAGCTCAACTTGCTCGTCATCCACAGCGTCCATACACTCTTGACTATCTAGAGCATGTGTTCACAGAGTTTGATGAACTGGCAGGCGATCGTGCGTACGCAGATGACAAAGCGATTGTCGGTGGTATTGCTCGTCTTGAGGGCCGCCCTGTGATGGTGATTGGCCATCAGAAAGGTCGTGAAACTAAAGAGAAAGTAAAGCGTAACTTTGGTATGCCTAAGCCTGAAGGTTACCGTAAGGCACTGCGCCTAATGAAAATGGCTGAGCGCTTTAACATGCCTATCGTGACATTCATTGATACTGCAGGTGCCTACCCTGGCGTTGGAGCCGAAGAACGCGGTCAATCTGAAGCGATTGCCACCAACCTTAAAGTGATGGCGGGGCTTAAAGTGCCTGTTATCTGTAACGTTATCGGTGAAGGTGGTTCTGGTGGTGCATTGGCTATCGGAGTGGGTGATTATGTGAATATGCTGCAATACTCGACGTATTCAGTTATCTCCCCTGAGGGCTGCGCTTCCATTTTGTGGCGTGATGCAGAGAAAGCACCACAAGCAGCTGAAGCTATGGGCTTAACGGCACCACGCCTCAAAGAACTGGAGCTGATTGATGAAGTCATTGAAGAGCCACTGGGTGGCGCGCATCGTGACTACGTAGCAATTTCAGGCTCAATGAAAGAGATGCTGCTGAAGCAACTGGCAGAGCTCGAGCAATTTGATAATGAAGCGCTACTAGAGCGCCGTTACCAGCGCCTAATGAGCTACGGTTACTGTTAATTCAGCGCTGTTGTCTCTTTAAACAAACAGGTTATGATGATGGAGGGTTGGCTATGCCAGCCCTTTGTTGTCTTTGCTAGGATATTTTTAACTCAATGAGCCGTGTCGAAACTGAATTTCAAACTGTCATAGAGCCTGTTGTGACAACCGATAGCGAGTTGGTTGTTGCGCTAAGCGGAGGGCTTGATTCTGTTGCTTTACTGAATTTGTCTGTGCGTTATGCTCAGCAACAGGGCTTGGCTTGTCGGGCAGTTCATGTTCATCATGGTCTGAGTGACAATGCCGATGCTTGGGCAAGCTCATGTCAAAAGTGGTGTGAGGCGCTTGAAACCCCTCTGGAGGTGATAAAAGTAACACTCGACTTGTCTCAGGGTGAGAGTATCGAGCAAGTTGCACGCCAAGCACGTTATCAAGCCTTGACGAAGTGGATGACGCCACGTTCTATTCTACTGACGGGTCAACATGGTGATGATCAGTTAGAGACCTTTTTGCTTGCTCTGAAACGCGGAAGCGGGCCGAAAGGTTTAGCGTCCATGGCGGCCGTATCCTATTTTGCGAGTGGATTGAAAGTTCGCCCATTGTTGGGGCTTTCTCGTTGTGAACTTGAATCATGGGCTTGTGAGCACAAGCTCGAATGGGTGGAAGATGAAAGTAATCATGATCAACGCTTTGACCGAAACTTTCTGCGTCATAGCGTGACACCGACTTTGAAGGAGCGCTGGCCAACGATACTTCAGTCCACGCTCAGAACGGCAACCTTGTGCGCTGAACAGGAGAGTCTGCTTGATGAGCTGATGAGTGACAAGCTTAAAGAGGCCATCAATGAATTTGGAGGCTTGCAGATTGATACTTTGAGCTCCCAGTCAGAAGTGTATCGAAATAGACTACTTCGTATGTGGCTTGCCACGCAGCAAGAGCTGATGCCATCACAGGCTCAAATGCAGCAGCTTTGGCACAACGTCGCATGTGCAAAAGTGGATGCCAACCCAGAGCTGAAACTAGCGAACGGAATCGTGAGGCGCTTTCAAGGGGCACTCTATTGGGTGGCGGAGCACGTAGATGTTTCACATTGGTCACAAACTTTAACCATTAATACCCCGGTCCAGCTTCCTGATGAGTTGGGTGAGCTATCTTTATGTGATAACCAAGTTGATAATTCAGAGACTCGCATTGGAATTCAAACTCTGCGAGCGCCTAGCTCGGGTGAGTGTTATCGGGTGATATTTGACCCAACGGGGTTGTCTGCTCATCCAGAATCGCGCCAACATAGTCGTAAATTAAAGAAGCTATTTCAAGAATATGGCGTACCAAGCTGGCAACGACGACGTATCCCGATTATTGTAACGGAACAGCGTGTGGTTGCTGTCGGTGACTTGTTCGTTGACCGGCAGTTTTCTGGACAGGCACTGACTTTAACTTGGCTAAAGTCATCCAATTTCAAGCAGAATTCGTAAAAAAGTAAGCATAGAAAAAACGTGTGAAGCAAATTTAAAAGCAATAAGGAAGCGCAATGAAAAAAGTAATGGTAGGTGTAGTCGCGGGCTTAGCGATGATGAGCATGAATGTTATGGCTGCTGGCGATGCAGAAGCTGGTAAAGCAAAAGCGGCAATTTGTGCAGCGTGTCATGGTGCAGATGGTATTGCCACCATTCCGGGTTATCCAAACCTCAAGGGTCAAAACGAACAATACCTTATATCTTCAGTCAAAGCCTATAAAAACAAAGAACGTCAAGGCGGCCTTGCTGCAGTGATGCAGGCGCAAGCGGCGATGCTGAGTGACCAAGATATTGCCAACCTAGCGGCCTACTACGCCAACTTAAAGTAACCAATAAGAGGCAAATTAGCATGTTAACCACAGTTACCTGTTCGTTAGGGGGCTTTTGCGCAAACGATTAAATGCCAGGAGTGCGATCTTGTTCCCCTTCGTTACATTTATTCTGCAACAGAGCTGCATCTTGCGCAAACAAGTGGTATATAATGCCCCTAAAGTGAATAGGCTCAAGGGATTAACATGAAAAAAATTGAAGCGATTATCAAGCCATTCAAACTTGATGATGTGCGTGAAGCGCTAGCAGAAGTCGGTATCACGGGTATGACGGTTTCTGAGGTAAAAGGCTTTGGTCGTCAAAAAGGCCACACTGAGCTCTATCGTGGGGCAGAGTACATGGTTGACTTTCTGCCTAAAGTGAAGCTTGAGATCGTTGTTAGTGCAGATGTCGCTGATCAATGCGTTGATACCATTATTGAAACGGCGCAAACGGGTAAGATTGGTGATGGTAAAATCTTTGTCACTGACATCGAACGTATCGTTCGTATTCGCACAGGTGAAGAGGACGAAGAGGCGATCTAACCACCTCTTTGCATCGTGATGGTTTACAAAAAGGAGCAGTTGCTCCTTTTTTTGTGCCTATTGATAGGTTCGGTTTATACTCGAAGAGATTGATAGTGATGGAGTGATGATTTTGAAGCGATTTTTGTCGATTGGTTTGGTGATGTTCGCGTTAGCTGGAACGGCAGTCGTCGCTGGCTTTGAAATGATTTTTTCTGCTCCAGAAAAGCCGCAGTTGGTGGTATTCGATAAAACCGTAGAGCCCGCTCCTGATATTCAATGCTATAACAACCATGCCCCAGAGGTTTTGGACAACGATGGGCAAATTGATGTCTTAGTGTGGAACATCTATAAACAAAACCGCCATAACTGGAAGGTGACACTAGATCGCTTAAGCCGAGATAGTCACCTTGTGTTGCTACAAGAGGCAAGTTTAACCAAAGAACTACAAGGTTGGATTGGTCAAGGGCATTGGAATGGCAATGCTGTGGACGCCTTTAAGGCGTTTGATGTTTCTGCGGGGGTGTTGAATGTCGCTAAAGAGCTACCTGCAAAGGCGTGTGCGTATATCGAGCTTGAACCATGGTTAAGGCTACCTAAATCGGCACTTTATGCTGAGTATACGCTCTCCAATGGAGAGCGTTTGGCCGTGGTCAATATCCACTCTGTGAACTTCACCTACGGCACTCAAGAGTATCATCGTCAGCTGTCTAGGTTGGTGGCACAACTGCAAAAGCATCAAGGGCCGATTATTGCCGCTGGCGACTTTAATAGTTGGAGTGCCGATCGCGTCGAAGTGATGCAACAAGCACTGAACAAAGTCGGCTTGAAGCCAGCTTTGTTTGAGCCAGATTATCGTAAACAGTTCGTCAATGGCTTACCCCTCGATCATATTTATTATCGAGGTTTAACCCTAAAAACAGCAAAGGCGCCCAAAACGGACGCCTCTGACCATAACCCTCTCATCGCGCAATTTCAGCTTTAACCGGCAATGATAATAAACAGCGCCCAGATAGTATAAAAGGCAACCCACGGGAGCGTGGCGATCACCAATGCTGGGCCACGTTCTAGTTGTGTCCAAGTGCCAAGCGCTGCAAAGCCTAATACGATGTACCATGGCATCAGCAGTGGGAACGAGCTGGCAAATTGTGACCAACTGTGGTCGAGTGGCAGCTTAATCAGGCCGTTCAGGCTATTTAGGTCTGCGGCATAAATCATCACGTCGCCGTGCTTGAGTAACACACTCACATAGCTAGCTAAGTCGCCAATGACCGCAGGGAAGATCATCACTGATGCTGCGGCAAACCACTTCCAGAAACCCAACTGAAGCTGGTTATTCTTGGTGGCCAAGTTAAACCAGAATGCCAGCATAATGATGGTTAGTGTACGCCCGGCAATATCGCTAATGATCTCACTGGCCATTAATGTGTTCGCATCGAGTTGCGCGAGTTGTTCTGGTGTCGCGTTTGACAATTGCGCAATAAGTACTTGTTGCATGGTGTCAAAGTCAGCCAGGT
Protein-coding sequences here:
- the lpxB gene encoding lipid-A-disaccharide synthase, with protein sequence MAKPLRVGIVAGELSGDTLGEGLIAQIKQQYPDAEFVGIGGPKMIANGCESWFDMEELAVMGLVEVLGRLRRLLHVKAELVKRFTDNPPDVFIGIDAPDFNLRLEKDLKQAGIKTVHYVSPSVWAWRQNRIHGIAKATNLVLAFLPFEKAFYDKFNVPCEFIGHTLADAIPLHSDKQAAQQQLGLDSSKRWLAVLPGSRGSELSMLAEPFIQTCQRLHQDDPSLGFVVALVNDKRRVQFEEVWQQIAPELPFTLINDTARTVITASDAVMLASGTVALECMLVKRPMVVGYKVNAITGFLAKRMLKTAYVSLPNILADAPLVKEFLQEECTVDNLYHEVKQLLEGDTQPLIDKFTEMHQWIRKDADKQAADAVLNLIGKTA
- the accA gene encoding acetyl-CoA carboxylase carboxyl transferase subunit alpha, encoding MSLTFLEFEKPIAELEAKIEALRDVTRHGGDSTVDLDKEIKQLEKKSLELKQKTFSDLSAWQTAQLARHPQRPYTLDYLEHVFTEFDELAGDRAYADDKAIVGGIARLEGRPVMVIGHQKGRETKEKVKRNFGMPKPEGYRKALRLMKMAERFNMPIVTFIDTAGAYPGVGAEERGQSEAIATNLKVMAGLKVPVICNVIGEGGSGGALAIGVGDYVNMLQYSTYSVISPEGCASILWRDAEKAPQAAEAMGLTAPRLKELELIDEVIEEPLGGAHRDYVAISGSMKEMLLKQLAELEQFDNEALLERRYQRLMSYGYC
- the rnhB gene encoding ribonuclease HII, producing the protein MAVKKAQELPEFEYPAGYQLVAGVDEVGRGPLVGDVVTAAVILDPNNPIEGLNDSKKLSEKKRLALLPEIKEKALAWSVGRCSPEEIDQLNILQATMVAMQRAIAGLAVQPDLALIDGNRCPELAMDSQAVVKGDLRVAEISAASIIAKVVRDQEMEELDKQHPEFGFAKHKGYPTKAHFEAIEKHGVIDQHRKSFKPVKRALGIE
- the dnaE gene encoding DNA polymerase III subunit alpha, which encodes MADPKFIHLRIHSDFSMVDGINKVPPLVNKVAELGMPAMALTDFTNLCGLVKFYGNAHGKGIKPIIGADFSMQSDEFGEELTSLTVLAADNDGYKNLTLLISEAYLRGHVQHQPVIDKAWLANHAKGLILLSGGKSGEIGRALLKGNQALAAQCADFYKQHFADRFYLELTRTGRADEESYLHFAIEFSEQHDLPVVATNDVVFIEQDLFDAHEIRAAIHDGFTLDDPRRPKNYSPQQYLRSEEEMCELFADIPEALENSVEIAKRCNVTVRLGEYFLPAFPTEGMEETDFLVKKSQEGLEERLEFLFPDPDVRAERRPEYDERLDVELKVINQMGFPGYFLIVMEFIQWSKDNDIPVGPGRGSGAGSLVAYALKITDLDPLEYDLLFERFLNPERVSMPDFDVDFCMDKRDQVIDHVAEMYGRDAVSQIITFGTMAAKAVIRDVGRVLGHPFGFVDRISKLIPPDPGMTLEKAFKAEPALPELYERDEEVKDLIDMCRILEGCTRNAGKHAGGVVISPTTITDFAPIYADSEGHFPVTQFDKNDVETAGLVKFDFLGLRTLTIIDWALGLINPRLEREGLAPVRIESIPLEDESSFRLLQNSETTAVFQLESRGMKELIKRLQPDCFEDIIALVALFRPGPLQSGMVDNFIDRKHGREAVSYPDEKWQHDSLKEILEPTYGIILYQEQVMQIAQVLSGYTLGGADMLRRAMGKKKPEEMAKQRATFEEGAVANGVDGELAMKIFDLVEKFAGYGFNKSHSAAYALVSYQTLWLKTHYPAEFMAAVMTADMDNTEKVVGLVDECLRMKLTVLPPDINAGLYRFNVDEKGAIVYGIGAIKGVGEGPIDAILESREKDGHFKDLFDFCARIDLKKVNKRVIEKLIYAGALDRLGPHRAALMASLDDAVKAAAQHHQAEAFGQSDMFGVLTDAPEEVEHKYIQVPPWPEKVWLEGERDTLGLYLTGHPINEYIKELGKYTSCRLKDATPTRRDQTVTLSGLVIAARVMTTKRGTRIGIMTLDDRSARIEVMLFSDALEKYAELLEKDKILVVSGQVSFDDFNGGLKMSAREVMDLGAAREKFARGLSISINESQINETFFERFSQILEPHRAGSVPVHVYYQRSDARTRITMGTQWRVTPSDTLLDELKQLLGKRQVELEFH
- the fabZ gene encoding 3-hydroxyacyl-ACP dehydratase FabZ, whose amino-acid sequence is MTTENKTMNITEIQELLPHRYPFLMIDRVVDFEEAKFLKAIKNVSVNEPQFTGHFPQLPVFPGVLILEAMAQATGLLAFKSFGAPQGNELYYFASVDGAKFRKPVTPGDQLVIEVEFLKERRGIAAFNGVAKVDGEVVCSAELKCARREF
- the lpxD gene encoding UDP-3-O-(3-hydroxymyristoyl)glucosamine N-acyltransferase, yielding MTSLTLEQLAQITGGTLHGDNKAVVSTVAPMDKAQEGSVTFLSNPKYAKHLDECAATVVMVKEAQRELCPNNALVVDDPYVAFARVTQALDTTPAPASSIAASAVIADDVKLGENVSVGANAVIESGALLGDNVVIGAGCFIGKEAKLGANTKLWSNVSIYHRVELGENCLVQANTVIGSDGFGYANEKGEWIKIPQLGTVRIGNRVEIGSCTTIDRGALDDTVIEDNVIIDNQIQIAHNVHIGYGTAMAGGTIVAGSTTIGKYCIIGGAVVINGHIAIGDGVTITGMSMVMRSVEEKGVYSSGIPLQTNKEWRKTAARVHRIDDMNKRLKAVEKKLEAE
- the lpxA gene encoding acyl-ACP--UDP-N-acetylglucosamine O-acyltransferase, with the translated sequence MIHETAQIHPAAVVEEGAKIGANTVVGPFTYITKDVVIGENNEIMSHVVIKGHTTIGNENRIFPQAVIGEENQDKKYGGEDTTVVVGDRNVIRESVQIHRGTTQDKSTTVVGNDNLLCVNAHVAHDVIVGNHTHIGNNAILGGHVTVGDHAGVMALSAIHPFCSVGAYAYIGGCSAVVQDVLPYVLAQGNHATPFGLNLVGLKRNGFERAELRALQTAYKEIYRSGKTLEEAKASLAEMAKESPKIQPMCDMLENSERGIIR